The Gymnodinialimonas sp. 57CJ19 genome includes a window with the following:
- a CDS encoding DUF1365 domain-containing protein, producing the protein MHRPEHIAGTTTHRRKGAIKHHFSYGVDFVLIDPEASAPGPALFGRNRFNLMAVRDRDHGGPMSQGRGPVWARKVLERHGLPGDGIDLRLLTQPSYLGYGFNPVSFWLAQRDEALVAVIAEVSTPFGDRHSYLCHSPEFAPITAQTRITTQKSLHVSPFQEVAGDYTFHFDIQPDRIAINILHRNGDQGISASLYGPRAPLTNRVILGASLRRPLGAMRTMALIYWQALRLKLKGAVYRPRPTPPKSEVT; encoded by the coding sequence ATGCATCGGCCGGAACATATCGCGGGCACCACGACCCATCGGCGCAAGGGCGCAATCAAGCACCACTTTAGCTATGGTGTTGATTTCGTGCTGATAGATCCCGAGGCCAGTGCGCCGGGTCCGGCCCTGTTCGGGCGCAATCGCTTCAACCTGATGGCGGTCCGGGATCGTGACCACGGCGGCCCGATGTCCCAAGGGCGCGGCCCGGTCTGGGCGCGGAAAGTGCTGGAGCGTCATGGGCTTCCCGGCGACGGCATTGACCTGCGCCTGCTCACGCAGCCAAGCTATCTTGGCTATGGGTTCAACCCCGTCAGCTTCTGGCTCGCACAGCGGGACGAGGCGCTGGTTGCGGTCATCGCCGAAGTCTCAACCCCTTTTGGCGACCGTCATTCCTACCTTTGCCATTCCCCCGAATTTGCCCCGATCACGGCGCAGACGCGGATCACGACGCAGAAATCGCTTCATGTCTCGCCCTTCCAGGAGGTGGCCGGAGATTATACATTCCACTTCGATATCCAACCCGATCGCATCGCGATCAACATCCTGCATCGCAACGGCGATCAGGGCATATCGGCCAGCCTGTATGGTCCCCGTGCACCCCTGACAAACCGGGTCATACTGGGGGCCAGCCTGCGCCGCCCCTTGGGCGCGATGCGCACCATGGCGTTGATCTACTGGCAGGCCCTGCGACTGAAATTGAAGGGGGCTGTGTATCGCCCCCGGCCAACGCCGCCAAAATCGGAGGTAACTTAA
- a CDS encoding helix-turn-helix domain-containing protein gives METTLKSAQVTENALSCPSDALLRKLWGQWKTHVIYVLGTHHSCRFGVLKRTIAGISPKILTQRLRELEADGLVWREQENTIPPKVTYGLTEAGRAIHDVLKQFDPIADSLQGGNSAPRP, from the coding sequence ATGGAAACCACATTGAAGTCGGCCCAAGTCACTGAAAACGCACTGAGTTGTCCGTCCGATGCCCTGCTCAGAAAGCTCTGGGGACAGTGGAAGACCCATGTGATCTACGTGCTCGGCACGCATCATTCCTGTCGCTTTGGCGTTCTGAAACGCACCATTGCGGGCATTTCGCCCAAGATCTTGACCCAACGGCTGCGCGAGTTGGAGGCCGACGGTCTGGTCTGGCGCGAGCAGGAGAACACGATCCCGCCCAAGGTCACCTACGGGCTTACCGAGGCGGGCCGCGCGATCCACGACGTCCTGAAGCAATTCGACCCGATCGCAGACAGCCTTCAAGGCGGCAACAGTGCTCCGCGCCCCTAG
- a CDS encoding LysR family transcriptional regulator, producing MDRFSNRNTILAFVTVAREGSVSRAAEVLNLTQPAISHQIKRLSEETGIALFTRTASGLKITHDGAAMLSKAEQVLTAMGEFRRSARQRVGQVSGKMTLGTIVDPEFIRLGRLLAQLRSDHPRIETELIHGVSGDVLKWVKQGRVDAGFYLCGPDDMAQIGTTSDAPIHAIKLADFSYRVIAPAGWQNQVENADWSRLATLPWIGTPQTSVHHRLLAKVFDGTAKPQNVVALVDQEASMLEMVRSGIGLSLCRESIALHQKQSFGLAVCANVSVPACLCFIALDQRKNDPIVSEVFTLLDRSWYRTAPFGQADQATSPTT from the coding sequence ATGGATAGATTTTCCAACCGTAACACCATCTTGGCCTTCGTGACCGTCGCCCGAGAAGGCAGCGTGTCCCGCGCGGCAGAGGTGTTGAACCTGACCCAGCCCGCCATCAGCCACCAGATCAAACGGTTAAGCGAGGAAACCGGGATCGCCCTGTTCACCCGCACGGCCAGCGGGTTGAAGATCACCCACGACGGCGCGGCGATGCTGAGCAAGGCCGAGCAAGTCCTGACCGCCATGGGTGAGTTCCGCCGCAGCGCCCGCCAGCGCGTGGGGCAAGTCAGCGGGAAAATGACCCTCGGGACGATTGTGGACCCCGAATTCATCCGGCTGGGGCGTTTGTTGGCGCAACTGCGTAGCGATCATCCAAGGATTGAAACAGAGCTGATCCATGGGGTAAGCGGCGATGTGCTGAAATGGGTGAAACAGGGGCGTGTGGACGCGGGTTTTTACCTTTGTGGGCCCGATGACATGGCCCAGATCGGGACCACCTCCGATGCTCCTATTCACGCGATCAAGCTGGCAGACTTCAGCTACCGCGTCATCGCCCCGGCGGGGTGGCAGAACCAAGTCGAAAACGCCGATTGGTCGAGGCTGGCGACGTTGCCTTGGATTGGCACGCCGCAAACCTCGGTCCACCATCGCCTGTTGGCCAAGGTGTTTGATGGCACCGCCAAGCCGCAGAATGTGGTGGCTTTGGTGGATCAAGAGGCCTCGATGCTGGAAATGGTCCGATCCGGCATCGGGTTGAGCCTTTGCCGGGAATCCATCGCGCTGCACCAAAAGCAATCCTTCGGCCTTGCCGTTTGCGCCAATGTTTCCGTCCCCGCCTGCCTTTGCTTTATCGCCCTCGATCAACGCAAAAACGACCCGATCGTGTCCGAGGTTTTCACCCTGCTGGATCGTTCTTGGTATCGGACAGCGCCCTTCGGACAAGCGGATCAAGCCACATCTCCAACGACATGA
- a CDS encoding pirin family protein produces the protein MSWSPCPDPVPGDAASVDAVETLIVPRAVDLGEMEVRRALPSKKRQMVGPFIFFDQMGPAEFLTDQGIDVRPHPHINLATLTYLFEGQIYHRDSLGSDLAIEPGAVNWMKAGKGIVHSERTSPERLATGQRLFGLQTWMALPEDEEESDPAFMHHGKTDLPTVEAEGLTARMIAGQAFGASSPLKTASDTLYADVGLAPGARAPIEATTEERALYTIRGKIEVGGRTFEPGQLLVLHPGDQIVVTGVDDGTGDHARFMLFGGAPMEGPRYIWWNFVSSRPERIEQAKEEWRRGRFESVPGDEEEFIPLPEDGREVLRAEGGVHYP, from the coding sequence ATGAGCTGGAGCCCCTGCCCCGATCCTGTCCCCGGCGACGCGGCGAGCGTCGATGCGGTCGAGACCCTGATCGTGCCCCGTGCCGTGGACCTCGGAGAAATGGAGGTCCGCCGCGCGTTGCCTTCGAAGAAACGGCAGATGGTGGGGCCGTTCATCTTTTTCGATCAAATGGGACCGGCCGAATTTCTGACCGATCAGGGCATCGACGTGCGCCCGCACCCCCATATCAATCTCGCAACGCTGACCTATCTGTTTGAAGGTCAGATCTACCATCGCGACAGCCTCGGCTCGGATCTGGCGATCGAGCCGGGCGCGGTGAACTGGATGAAGGCCGGCAAGGGGATCGTTCATTCCGAGCGTACTTCCCCGGAAAGGCTTGCGACGGGCCAGCGCCTGTTCGGATTGCAAACCTGGATGGCCCTGCCCGAGGATGAAGAGGAATCCGACCCCGCCTTCATGCACCACGGCAAGACCGATCTCCCGACGGTCGAGGCCGAGGGTTTGACCGCCCGGATGATCGCGGGCCAGGCCTTTGGCGCGTCCTCGCCGCTCAAGACGGCCTCCGACACGCTTTATGCCGACGTGGGCCTCGCCCCCGGTGCCCGCGCGCCGATCGAGGCCACCACGGAGGAGCGGGCGCTCTATACGATCCGAGGCAAGATCGAGGTCGGGGGCCGCACCTTCGAGCCCGGCCAGCTTCTGGTTCTGCATCCCGGTGACCAGATCGTCGTGACGGGCGTGGACGATGGCACGGGCGACCATGCCCGGTTCATGCTCTTTGGCGGCGCCCCCATGGAAGGCCCACGCTACATCTGGTGGAATTTCGTGTCCTCACGGCCCGAACGCATTGAGCAGGCCAAAGAGGAATGGCGCCGAGGCCGGTTCGAGTCCGTACCGGGCGATGAGGAAGAGTTCATCCCCCTACCCGAAGATGGCCGAGAGGTCCTGCGTGCAGAAGGCGGTGTCCACTACCCCTGA
- a CDS encoding DUF1127 domain-containing protein, translating into MQTHPVHYNDYLSQNPRNRGSRLGQVLGNWYRARVRNIHRRRMIEELRAMDDKILRDIGINRGEIHSIVYGFSDDELKMVPTKGDLRAH; encoded by the coding sequence ATGCAAACTCATCCCGTCCACTACAACGACTATCTATCCCAAAATCCACGCAATCGTGGGTCCCGTCTGGGTCAGGTGCTTGGCAACTGGTACCGCGCCCGTGTGCGCAACATCCACCGTCGTCGCATGATCGAAGAACTGCGCGCCATGGATGACAAGATCCTGCGCGATATCGGGATCAACCGCGGAGAAATCCACAGCATCGTCTACGGGTTCAGTGACGATGAGCTGAAAATGGTTCCGACCAAAGGCGATCTGCGGGCGCACTGA
- a CDS encoding SCP2 sterol-binding domain-containing protein, which produces MTEPSKAEIIDIVSKRSKDRIKGSVRLEMPGTVTLYVDETGAVESDQAADITLTADAQVFYDIAMGTKNPAKAFMLRQLKVDGNPMKALKIGEILSAAD; this is translated from the coding sequence GTGACCGAACCAAGCAAAGCTGAAATAATAGACATCGTAAGCAAACGTTCCAAAGACCGGATCAAAGGCAGCGTCCGGCTGGAGATGCCGGGTACGGTGACGCTTTATGTGGACGAAACAGGCGCTGTAGAGAGCGATCAGGCCGCTGACATAACTCTGACGGCTGACGCCCAGGTGTTCTATGACATCGCGATGGGGACCAAGAACCCTGCAAAAGCGTTCATGCTGCGCCAGTTGAAGGTCGACGGAAATCCGATGAAGGCGCTCAAGATCGGGGAAATCCTGAGCGCGGCAGATTAA
- a CDS encoding ring-cleaving dioxygenase, with amino-acid sequence MSSSDTKAIPGLHHVTAISGPPQENLDFWVGTLGQRFVKRTVNFDDPGTYHLYYGDADAAPGSIMTFFPFVDAGPGRAGAGMASAVAYAVADLDKRMGELAEAAVDFEGPFDRFGERAIALKDPDGLRVELIEGGARDEGFHSVTLWLKDIAGTASVLEAMGYVHEADEESATGGTGGTETRRRYRSTDPERGSAVDLLTSNAASIGRPGAGTIHHVAFRARDGEEQRAWRERLSAIGQEVTPVIDRQYFDAIYFRTPGGVLFEIATDPPGFAVDEDFDHLGESLKLPEKYESARARIEQILPPIKVPS; translated from the coding sequence ATGTCCAGTTCAGACACCAAGGCCATCCCCGGCCTCCACCATGTCACCGCGATCTCGGGCCCGCCGCAGGAGAACCTCGATTTCTGGGTTGGGACGCTCGGCCAGCGGTTCGTCAAGCGCACGGTAAACTTCGACGATCCCGGCACCTATCACCTGTACTACGGCGACGCCGATGCCGCGCCCGGCTCGATCATGACCTTCTTCCCCTTCGTCGATGCGGGCCCCGGCCGCGCGGGCGCGGGCATGGCCTCGGCCGTGGCCTATGCCGTGGCGGATCTGGACAAGCGCATGGGCGAGCTGGCGGAGGCTGCCGTCGATTTCGAAGGCCCGTTCGATCGCTTTGGTGAACGCGCCATCGCGCTGAAGGACCCAGACGGGCTGCGGGTCGAATTGATCGAGGGCGGCGCGCGCGATGAAGGTTTCCACTCCGTCACCCTCTGGCTGAAAGACATCGCCGGGACTGCTTCGGTGCTGGAGGCCATGGGTTACGTGCATGAGGCTGACGAGGAAAGCGCCACGGGCGGCACCGGCGGCACCGAGACGCGCCGACGCTACCGCTCCACCGACCCCGAGCGCGGCTCGGCGGTGGATCTGCTGACATCGAACGCGGCCTCCATCGGGCGTCCGGGGGCTGGCACGATCCATCACGTGGCCTTCCGCGCCCGCGATGGAGAGGAGCAGCGCGCCTGGCGCGAGCGGCTCTCGGCCATCGGGCAAGAGGTAACGCCGGTGATCGACCGTCAATACTTCGACGCGATCTACTTCCGCACCCCGGGCGGCGTCCTGTTCGAGATCGCGACCGATCCACCAGGTTTCGCCGTCGATGAGGACTTCGACCACCTGGGCGAGTCCTTGAAATTGCCTGAAAAATACGAAAGCGCGCGTGCCCGTATCGAACAGATCCTGCCACCGATCAAGGTGCCGTCATGA
- a CDS encoding YoaK family protein — protein sequence MLIKVGDDRTASIDLVLAGLLSAIAGALNAVGFLIAGSFTANMTGNISAFADTLANGAIAISVSFLGLVAAFIGGAGIAALAIQAGEKRNLRSIYALAITAEAALLLLLSVALLRSVVHLDETLLVIVLSFIMGLQNAVTTMISRARVRTTHVSGMATDIGIGLAALVGDKESRSDAVPKLALHSLTLASFAFGGIVGALLFQGLGSWLFVIAATTLLLIAVPEALRAHRS from the coding sequence ATGCTGATCAAGGTGGGCGATGACCGGACCGCCAGCATTGATCTGGTGCTCGCGGGCCTTCTTTCAGCCATTGCGGGTGCACTGAATGCCGTGGGGTTCCTGATTGCGGGGTCGTTCACCGCAAATATGACGGGCAATATTTCGGCCTTCGCCGACACCCTGGCCAACGGTGCAATCGCGATATCTGTGTCATTCCTCGGGCTTGTGGCAGCGTTTATCGGCGGCGCGGGCATTGCGGCACTGGCCATTCAGGCCGGGGAGAAACGAAACCTGCGGTCGATTTATGCCCTCGCAATAACCGCTGAGGCCGCGCTCTTGTTGCTGCTGAGCGTGGCCCTGTTGCGATCGGTCGTTCATCTGGATGAAACCTTGTTGGTTATCGTGCTCAGCTTCATCATGGGCCTGCAAAACGCCGTGACGACAATGATATCTCGGGCGCGGGTCAGAACGACCCATGTGTCCGGCATGGCGACGGACATCGGGATCGGATTGGCCGCGCTTGTGGGCGACAAAGAAAGCCGCAGTGACGCCGTACCTAAGCTGGCCTTGCATAGCCTGACCCTTGCCAGCTTCGCCTTCGGAGGGATCGTGGGCGCGCTTCTGTTTCAAGGGCTCGGTAGCTGGCTGTTTGTGATCGCGGCGACAACGTTGTTGCTGATCGCGGTCCCGGAAGCGCTGCGCGCGCATCGGAGTTAA
- a CDS encoding FAD-dependent oxidoreductase has product MPFDARPIAPQRIAIIGGGISGLASAYLLARHHAVTIFEAAPRLGGHARTVMAGRNGDQPVDTGFIVFNYANYPHLTRMFQDLDVPVKKSDMSFGASVDGGKVEYGLRDLGALAAQRRNLLRPGFLRMVRDILRFNDKAERYATDDSATIGELMDDLSLGDWFQRYYLMPLCGAIWSTPPSEIRAFPARALVQFFRNHALLSASGTHQWWTVDGGSIEYVRRLEQHLRAHSVTIRTGTPVQQVVRAAGGVSVVTGQGEPEPFDQVIFACHSDQALRLLQQPTAQERAALSAMRFQDNQMILHRDTNQMPQRRAVWSSWVYKADTTRPEPAIGVTYWMNRLQGIGEADPLFVSLNPSTEVPQHLIYDQTTFRHPVFDGPALAAQKQLTAMQGQNNTWFAGAYTRHGFHEDGFASAVRIARMMDRQVA; this is encoded by the coding sequence ATGCCCTTTGACGCCCGCCCGATCGCCCCTCAACGTATTGCAATCATTGGCGGAGGTATCTCTGGTCTTGCGTCGGCTTACTTGCTTGCGCGCCATCACGCGGTCACGATTTTTGAGGCCGCGCCTCGGTTGGGCGGCCACGCCCGTACGGTGATGGCGGGGCGCAATGGGGATCAGCCCGTGGATACGGGCTTTATCGTGTTCAACTACGCCAATTACCCGCATCTGACGCGGATGTTTCAAGACCTCGACGTTCCGGTGAAAAAAAGCGACATGAGCTTTGGGGCCTCGGTCGATGGCGGAAAAGTTGAATACGGCCTGCGCGATCTTGGGGCCTTGGCGGCGCAGCGGCGCAACCTGCTGCGGCCCGGTTTCCTGCGCATGGTCCGCGATATCTTGCGCTTCAACGACAAGGCCGAGCGTTACGCCACCGACGACAGCGCCACCATCGGAGAGCTGATGGACGACCTGAGCTTGGGCGATTGGTTCCAGCGGTATTACCTGATGCCCCTGTGCGGCGCGATCTGGTCCACCCCGCCGTCCGAAATCCGCGCCTTTCCCGCCCGTGCTTTGGTGCAGTTCTTCCGCAATCACGCGCTGCTGAGCGCGTCGGGCACGCATCAATGGTGGACGGTGGATGGCGGCAGCATTGAATACGTCCGCCGTCTGGAGCAGCACCTTCGCGCCCATAGCGTCACGATCCGCACGGGTACGCCGGTGCAGCAAGTGGTGCGTGCCGCGGGGGGCGTATCCGTTGTGACGGGGCAGGGGGAGCCTGAGCCCTTCGATCAGGTGATCTTCGCCTGCCATTCCGACCAGGCCTTGCGCCTGTTGCAGCAACCAACAGCGCAAGAACGCGCGGCGCTGTCGGCCATGCGCTTCCAGGACAACCAGATGATCTTGCACCGCGACACCAACCAGATGCCTCAGCGCCGCGCGGTGTGGTCCAGTTGGGTGTATAAGGCTGACACCACGCGACCAGAGCCCGCCATCGGCGTCACCTATTGGATGAACCGCTTGCAAGGAATCGGAGAGGCGGACCCGCTTTTCGTGTCGCTCAACCCCTCAACCGAGGTGCCGCAGCATTTGATTTACGATCAGACAACCTTCCGCCACCCGGTCTTTGACGGGCCAGCCTTGGCCGCGCAGAAGCAGCTGACGGCGATGCAGGGGCAGAATAACACGTGGTTCGCAGGGGCTTACACGCGCCACGGTTTCCACGAGGACGGATTTGCCTCGGCGGTGCGGATCGCGCGGATGATGGACCGGCAGGTGGCCTGA
- a CDS encoding cyclopropane-fatty-acyl-phospholipid synthase family protein, with protein sequence MLFLTKRVKHDFLESCARIRQGTLRLRTPEGEVHDFGDGGTAAEIEIHDWSVVTSLAARGDIGLGETYVAGLWDTPSIADLTEVAVRNMEKLEGYAYPGFWNNLKFLAAHRLMRANSVRGAARNIRAHYDVGNEFYQLWLDETMTYSSALFAPGDDDLGRAQNRKYDRILRHLGSGERVLEIGCGWGGFAERAAEHGRDVTGLTISPSQKGYADARLDGRAEIRLQDYRKCDGKFDNIVSIEMIEAVGETYWPTYFATLKDRLADRGHAVIQAITVPDNYFKTYRKSSDYIRHYTFPGGMLLSDAVIADQAKRAGLVVKDSHAFGADYARTLSIWSDRLDAQADRIRRLGYSDSFLRNWRYYLGICAGSFSADHTNVVQVELAHA encoded by the coding sequence ATGTTATTCCTTACCAAACGCGTGAAGCACGACTTCCTGGAAAGCTGCGCCCGTATCCGCCAAGGCACCTTGCGCCTGCGCACGCCCGAAGGCGAGGTGCATGATTTCGGCGACGGCGGCACCGCGGCCGAGATCGAGATCCACGATTGGTCCGTTGTAACCTCACTTGCCGCGCGCGGTGATATCGGCCTGGGCGAAACTTATGTGGCGGGTCTGTGGGACACGCCATCTATTGCCGATCTGACCGAAGTGGCCGTGCGCAACATGGAGAAGCTTGAAGGCTACGCCTATCCCGGCTTCTGGAACAACCTGAAGTTTCTGGCCGCCCACCGTCTGATGCGGGCCAATTCCGTGCGCGGGGCGGCGCGGAACATCCGCGCCCATTACGATGTGGGCAACGAGTTTTATCAGCTGTGGCTGGACGAGACGATGACCTATTCATCGGCGCTCTTTGCGCCCGGTGATGATGATCTCGGCCGGGCGCAGAACCGCAAATACGACCGGATTTTGCGGCATTTAGGCAGTGGAGAGCGGGTGTTGGAGATCGGCTGCGGGTGGGGCGGTTTTGCCGAACGCGCCGCCGAGCATGGGCGCGATGTGACGGGGCTTACGATCTCTCCCAGCCAAAAAGGCTACGCCGATGCGCGTCTTGATGGACGCGCCGAAATCCGCCTTCAGGATTACCGGAAATGCGACGGGAAGTTCGACAACATCGTTTCAATCGAGATGATCGAGGCGGTGGGCGAAACCTATTGGCCCACGTATTTCGCGACCCTGAAAGACCGGCTGGCAGACCGGGGGCACGCGGTCATTCAGGCGATTACGGTGCCGGACAATTACTTCAAGACCTACCGCAAAAGCTCGGATTACATCCGCCACTACACCTTCCCCGGCGGCATGTTGCTCTCGGACGCGGTCATCGCAGATCAGGCAAAGCGGGCAGGGCTGGTGGTGAAGGACAGCCACGCCTTTGGGGCTGACTATGCCCGCACCCTGTCGATATGGAGCGACCGTTTGGACGCACAGGCTGACCGCATCCGGCGCTTGGGTTACTCCGACAGCTTCCTGCGCAACTGGCGCTACTATCTGGGCATTTGCGCGGGCTCGTTCTCTGCGGATCACACCAATGTTGTGCAAGTGGAACTGGCCCATGCCTAA
- a CDS encoding dienelactone hydrolase family protein, with product MSTGIGLETGGHGPHAGQRLVTTGAPLSRASAVAVMLHGRGGQPADMVGLAEHLGLPDLAVVATTAAGHSWWPDSFLAPLDANEPGLGSGLSVVEAVLDSLSAEGVTAGQIVLMGFSQGACLALEAAARLARPFRAVAALSGGLVGTQDTAEPGSEALYGHRPKQFDYAGRLDGVPVLIGCHERDPHIPLARVQQSERKLQEMGANVETMIIPGAGHGIIEQEATWLRKHLNTGP from the coding sequence ATGAGCACCGGAATCGGCTTGGAAACGGGCGGGCACGGTCCGCACGCAGGGCAGCGGCTGGTGACAACCGGTGCGCCTCTCTCGCGGGCCTCGGCGGTTGCGGTGATGCTGCACGGGCGCGGCGGCCAGCCTGCCGATATGGTGGGACTGGCCGAGCATCTGGGCCTTCCAGACCTTGCCGTCGTGGCCACCACGGCGGCAGGCCATTCGTGGTGGCCAGACTCATTTCTGGCGCCATTGGATGCCAATGAACCGGGCCTCGGCAGCGGGTTGAGCGTGGTTGAAGCGGTGTTGGACTCGCTGAGTGCCGAAGGCGTCACGGCAGGGCAGATCGTGCTCATGGGGTTCTCGCAGGGTGCGTGTCTGGCGCTTGAAGCCGCTGCACGGCTGGCGCGTCCGTTCCGGGCCGTGGCGGCGCTATCGGGCGGGTTGGTCGGCACCCAGGACACGGCAGAACCCGGGTCAGAGGCCCTTTACGGGCATCGCCCCAAGCAGTTCGACTACGCCGGCCGCCTCGACGGGGTGCCAGTCCTGATTGGCTGCCACGAACGGGACCCGCATATACCTCTTGCTCGCGTGCAACAGAGCGAACGCAAGTTGCAAGAAATGGGGGCCAACGTCGAAACAATGATCATTCCCGGTGCAGGCCATGGCATCATCGAGCAAGAAGCAACATGGCTGCGCAAGCATCTGAACACCGGCCCGTGA
- a CDS encoding GMC family oxidoreductase N-terminal domain-containing protein, translating into MTDGDSHFDYIVVGAGSAGCLLANRLSADPSRRVLLLEAGKPDRYAWIHIPVGYLYCIGNPRADWMYKTQPAKGLNGRSLLYPRGKTLGGCSSINGMIYMRGQARDYDNWAELTGEAAWNWENSLNDFKAHEDHYKLDEGADPATGDNSRFSDMHGHGGEWRIEKQRLRWDVLDSFSDAANEAGIPKTEDFNTGDNTGVGYFDVNQRSGWRWSTAKAFLRPATSRPNLTVWTEAQVEKLTFAKADSGQTRCTGAVVNRKGTPVTVRATQEVILSAGAVNSPQILQLSGIGPAGLLRDHGIDVVKDTPCVGENLQDHLQIRAVYKVKGTKTLNTLASSLFGKAKIGLEYALKRTGPMSMSPSQLGAFARSDPSRPHANLQYHVQPLSLEAFGEDLHDFPAITVSVCNLNPTSRGHVRIASPDFRDAPKISPNYLDTDEDRKVAADSLRQVRQIMDQPAMELYAPEEFKPGVQYQSDEELATLAGDIASTIFHPVGTVKMGRADDDSAVLDPHLRLKNVAGLRVVDASVMPNITSGNTNSPTIMIAEKAAAWILAGR; encoded by the coding sequence ATGACGGATGGGGATAGCCACTTCGATTACATCGTGGTCGGGGCGGGGTCGGCGGGGTGCTTGCTGGCCAATCGCCTCAGCGCGGACCCGTCGCGTCGGGTGCTGCTGCTGGAGGCCGGAAAACCCGATCGTTACGCGTGGATACATATCCCCGTGGGCTACCTCTACTGCATCGGCAATCCGCGCGCCGATTGGATGTACAAAACGCAGCCTGCCAAGGGGCTGAACGGGCGCAGTTTGCTGTACCCTCGGGGCAAGACCTTGGGGGGATGTTCGTCGATAAACGGTATGATCTACATGCGCGGACAGGCGCGTGATTACGACAATTGGGCCGAATTGACCGGCGAGGCGGCTTGGAACTGGGAAAACTCTCTCAATGATTTCAAGGCGCACGAGGATCACTACAAACTGGACGAGGGCGCAGACCCGGCGACGGGCGACAACAGTCGGTTCTCGGATATGCACGGCCACGGCGGAGAGTGGCGGATCGAGAAGCAGCGCCTGCGGTGGGACGTGTTGGACAGTTTCTCGGACGCCGCAAACGAAGCGGGCATTCCCAAGACCGAGGACTTCAACACCGGCGATAATACCGGCGTCGGCTACTTTGATGTCAACCAACGCTCGGGCTGGCGTTGGAGCACGGCCAAGGCCTTTCTGCGACCCGCAACGTCGCGGCCTAACCTGACGGTCTGGACCGAAGCGCAGGTGGAGAAGCTGACCTTCGCCAAGGCCGACAGCGGGCAAACGCGCTGCACCGGCGCGGTCGTTAACCGTAAAGGCACCCCCGTCACGGTTCGCGCCACGCAAGAGGTGATCTTGTCGGCGGGTGCGGTGAATTCGCCTCAGATCCTGCAACTCTCGGGCATCGGCCCGGCAGGTTTGCTGCGCGACCATGGCATCGACGTGGTAAAGGACACGCCTTGCGTCGGCGAGAACCTGCAAGACCATTTGCAAATCCGCGCCGTGTATAAGGTCAAGGGCACCAAGACCCTGAATACGCTGGCAAGTTCCCTGTTCGGCAAGGCCAAGATCGGTCTGGAATATGCCCTGAAGCGCACCGGCCCGATGAGCATGTCCCCCAGCCAGTTGGGGGCCTTTGCGCGGTCTGACCCAAGCCGCCCCCACGCGAACCTGCAATACCACGTCCAACCCCTGAGCCTTGAGGCTTTCGGAGAGGATTTGCATGATTTCCCGGCCATCACCGTCAGCGTTTGCAATCTGAACCCCACCAGCCGGGGGCATGTGCGCATCGCTTCCCCCGACTTCCGCGACGCGCCGAAAATCTCGCCCAATTACCTTGATACGGACGAGGATCGGAAAGTTGCGGCTGACAGCCTGCGGCAGGTGCGTCAGATCATGGATCAGCCCGCGATGGAGCTTTATGCGCCGGAAGAGTTCAAACCCGGCGTGCAGTACCAATCCGATGAGGAGCTGGCGACGCTGGCAGGCGATATTGCCAGCACGATTTTCCATCCGGTTGGCACGGTGAAGATGGGCCGCGCAGACGATGACAGCGCCGTTCTAGACCCGCATTTGCGGTTGAAGAATGTTGCGGGGCTGCGGGTTGTGGATGCTTCGGTGATGCCGAATATCACCAGCGGCAACACCAATTCCCCCACAATCATGATCGCGGAAAAAGCCGCCGCTTGGATCTTGGCGGGCCGCTGA
- a CDS encoding GNAT family N-acetyltransferase: protein MSEEIKITRDEGETKGRYAAVVDGHEAELTYSRLGDASIIINHTGVPAALGGRGVGQALVKRSVEDARAEGRKIVPLCPFAKAQIAKHPEWQDVL, encoded by the coding sequence ATGAGCGAAGAGATCAAGATTACCCGCGACGAAGGCGAGACCAAGGGGCGCTACGCGGCCGTTGTCGATGGCCACGAGGCCGAGCTGACATACTCGCGGCTTGGCGACGCCTCGATCATCATCAACCACACCGGCGTCCCTGCCGCGCTTGGGGGGCGTGGCGTCGGTCAGGCATTGGTGAAACGCAGTGTCGAGGACGCCCGTGCAGAGGGGCGCAAGATCGTGCCGCTCTGCCCCTTCGCAAAAGCACAGATTGCCAAACATCCCGAATGGCAGGACGTTCTTTAG